In a genomic window of Hippoglossus stenolepis isolate QCI-W04-F060 chromosome 17, HSTE1.2, whole genome shotgun sequence:
- the mrps18b gene encoding 28S ribosomal protein S18b, mitochondrial isoform X3, which yields MATAIQRIAKDLCSLSPSIFHPLRQIQRLPRRLVPSPYLPHSHFFCKAASPQNEDSTQAAEALSRYNDRPWDYLESEEYIERYGASPVWEGYRRNHKGGIPPQKTRKTCIRGDKICGNPCPICRDPNTVIHHQNVKLLQQFISPHTGIVYDSTQTGLCMKQQKKLNEAISTAQDLGLLRFQIPYVKFTGEDFNSSHDAVGSTPPHPSLTSGDTWYKWYSEIIPEGKEVAKVKKAYKAYLK from the exons ATGGCTACCGCCATCCAACGCATCGCGAAGGATTTGTGCAGTCTGTCGCCTTCGATTTTTCATCCACTACGACAGATTCAG AGGCTCCCGCGTAGACTGGTCCCCTCGCCATACTTACCTCACAGTCATTTTTTCTGCAAAGCGGCATCACCCCAGAATGAGGACTCTACCCAGGCTGCTGAGGCTCTATCCCGCTACAATGACAGACCCTGGGATTATCTGGAGAGTGAAG AGTACATTGAGAGGTATGGAGCCAGTCCAGTGTGGGAAGGCTACAGGAGGAACCACAAAGGAGGCATTCCCCCACAGAAGACACGCAAGACCTGCATT AGAGGAGACAAGATATGTGGCAACCCCTGTCCAATTTGTCGGGATCCAAACACTGTTATTCACCATCAG AATGTGAAATTATTGCAGCAGTTCATTAGTCCCCATACTGGAATCGTGTATGATTCCACTCAAACCG GTTTGTGTatgaaacagcagaagaagctAAATGAGGCCATCAGCACAGCACAAGATCTTG GCTTACTACGCTTTCAGATTCCATATGTGAAATTTACAGGAGAAGACTTCAACAGTTCTCATGATGCTGTGGGGTCCACACCACCTCACCCGTCCTTAACCTCTGGCGACACCTGGTATAAATGGTACAGTGAAATAATACCTGAGGGGAAAGAAGTGGCTAAAGTCAAGAAGGCATACAAGGCTTATTTAAAGTGA
- the mrps18b gene encoding 28S ribosomal protein S18b, mitochondrial isoform X2, whose translation MAYSVTRPITFTLQPHDSKMATAIQRIAKDLCSLSPSIFHPLRQIQRLPRRLVPSPYLPHSHFFCKAASPQNEDSTQAAEALSRYNDRPWDYLESEEYIERYGASPVWEGYRRNHKGGIPPQKTRKTCIRGDKICGNPCPICRDPNTVIHHQNVKLLQQFISPHTGIVYDSTQTGLCMKQQKKLNEAISTAQDLGEDFNSSHDAVGSTPPHPSLTSGDTWYKWYSEIIPEGKEVAKVKKAYKAYLK comes from the exons ATGGC CTACAGCGTCACTCGACCTATTACCTTCACCCTACAACCTCACGACAGCAAAATGGCTACCGCCATCCAACGCATCGCGAAGGATTTGTGCAGTCTGTCGCCTTCGATTTTTCATCCACTACGACAGATTCAG AGGCTCCCGCGTAGACTGGTCCCCTCGCCATACTTACCTCACAGTCATTTTTTCTGCAAAGCGGCATCACCCCAGAATGAGGACTCTACCCAGGCTGCTGAGGCTCTATCCCGCTACAATGACAGACCCTGGGATTATCTGGAGAGTGAAG AGTACATTGAGAGGTATGGAGCCAGTCCAGTGTGGGAAGGCTACAGGAGGAACCACAAAGGAGGCATTCCCCCACAGAAGACACGCAAGACCTGCATT AGAGGAGACAAGATATGTGGCAACCCCTGTCCAATTTGTCGGGATCCAAACACTGTTATTCACCATCAG AATGTGAAATTATTGCAGCAGTTCATTAGTCCCCATACTGGAATCGTGTATGATTCCACTCAAACCG GTTTGTGTatgaaacagcagaagaagctAAATGAGGCCATCAGCACAGCACAAGATCTTG GAGAAGACTTCAACAGTTCTCATGATGCTGTGGGGTCCACACCACCTCACCCGTCCTTAACCTCTGGCGACACCTGGTATAAATGGTACAGTGAAATAATACCTGAGGGGAAAGAAGTGGCTAAAGTCAAGAAGGCATACAAGGCTTATTTAAAGTGA
- the mrps18b gene encoding 28S ribosomal protein S18b, mitochondrial isoform X1, producing the protein MAYSVTRPITFTLQPHDSKMATAIQRIAKDLCSLSPSIFHPLRQIQRLPRRLVPSPYLPHSHFFCKAASPQNEDSTQAAEALSRYNDRPWDYLESEEYIERYGASPVWEGYRRNHKGGIPPQKTRKTCIRGDKICGNPCPICRDPNTVIHHQNVKLLQQFISPHTGIVYDSTQTGLCMKQQKKLNEAISTAQDLGLLRFQIPYVKFTGEDFNSSHDAVGSTPPHPSLTSGDTWYKWYSEIIPEGKEVAKVKKAYKAYLK; encoded by the exons ATGGC CTACAGCGTCACTCGACCTATTACCTTCACCCTACAACCTCACGACAGCAAAATGGCTACCGCCATCCAACGCATCGCGAAGGATTTGTGCAGTCTGTCGCCTTCGATTTTTCATCCACTACGACAGATTCAG AGGCTCCCGCGTAGACTGGTCCCCTCGCCATACTTACCTCACAGTCATTTTTTCTGCAAAGCGGCATCACCCCAGAATGAGGACTCTACCCAGGCTGCTGAGGCTCTATCCCGCTACAATGACAGACCCTGGGATTATCTGGAGAGTGAAG AGTACATTGAGAGGTATGGAGCCAGTCCAGTGTGGGAAGGCTACAGGAGGAACCACAAAGGAGGCATTCCCCCACAGAAGACACGCAAGACCTGCATT AGAGGAGACAAGATATGTGGCAACCCCTGTCCAATTTGTCGGGATCCAAACACTGTTATTCACCATCAG AATGTGAAATTATTGCAGCAGTTCATTAGTCCCCATACTGGAATCGTGTATGATTCCACTCAAACCG GTTTGTGTatgaaacagcagaagaagctAAATGAGGCCATCAGCACAGCACAAGATCTTG GCTTACTACGCTTTCAGATTCCATATGTGAAATTTACAGGAGAAGACTTCAACAGTTCTCATGATGCTGTGGGGTCCACACCACCTCACCCGTCCTTAACCTCTGGCGACACCTGGTATAAATGGTACAGTGAAATAATACCTGAGGGGAAAGAAGTGGCTAAAGTCAAGAAGGCATACAAGGCTTATTTAAAGTGA